Genomic window (Hyphomicrobiales bacterium):
GACTCGATGAGCGTGACGCGGTCGCGGATCGCCTTGAACCAATCGGGGTTGCCGATCGGACCCTCCATGAGCGCGAGGCTCAGGCCCTGCGCCGAATTCATCACCACGGTGATGTTGTCGGCGGCATTGGCCGCGATGAAGGGCGCGAGCAGCGCCTTGAAGTCTTCCTTCACCGCCGCATAGTCGCCGCCGGCAAAGCCGTTGGCGGCAGCGCTCACGCCGTTCAGGAGACCTGCCGGACGGGCCGTCGAGGAGGCGACGGCATCGAGCAGCAGCGGGTCGAGCACGGACGAGGTATCCTCGAGGATGGCCTGGCGGACGAGCGCTTCGATCGCCGGCGTCGAACGCTTGGCCAGTTCCTTCGAGAACGGGATGATCACGCCCATCTTGCTGGGCGTCATCGTGGTCGCTGCCGTGGTGATGCGGCCGACGCGGATGGGCGAGCCTTCCGCCACGAAGCCGCCACCGGAGCCGCCCGCGGTGCGGCTGGGGATCGACACCGTGCCGGCACCATCGAAGCTGAGGCCGACGCCGCGATCACGGAGAGCGGGATAGATCGAGAAGCCGGTGAGCGCCGTCAGGAAGTCGGCATAGGCCGTCTGGATCAGTTCAGAGGCCCAGCCCGAGACGCCGGTCGTGCCCAGGGTCTGGTCGGCCTTGCAGATGACGGCGGTCGCTTCATGGCCGGGGTAGCGTTCATCGAGCACCCGCTTGATCTCCTTGCCCGTGATGAGCGAGATCGCATTGGCGACGGCGGCGCGCACCATCAGGTCGCGGCCCTTCACTTCCTTCTGGGCAAAGCCCAGCGGACGGCGGGCGATCGGCGGAGCGGCTGCGGCAGAACCGGCGGCGGGGGTGACGGGGTCGCGGCCGATCTTGGCCTCGGCTCCCTTCAGCACCGAGAGGGTGCGCTCGGCGGTGTCGACTTCCGCCGTCACGGCCTCGATCGCATCGAGGTCGAGATCATCGGCGGCGTTGAGTTCAGCCAGCTTGTCGCGCTTGCTGTTAAGGGCGTCCTGCGCATCGGTGATGCGCTGAGCGAGGGTCTTCATGATGTGTTGTCCTTTGTTGAGCGGGTATCGGGGTGATGCGGCCTGCCCGCCGCCTGGAGACACGTCCCTTCGCCTCGCATCGGCGTGCTCGCCAAAGGCCAGGGACATGGTTTCGGGTGAAAGGTTGAGCGACTTGGCAAGCGCCAGGGCCGCCGGATTGGCCGGGACCGAGACGAGCGAGCACTCGCGCAGCTCCTGCTTGATGTAGCGTTGCGGGCCATAGGGCCGGGCGGGGTCGAGTGGTTCCGATTTGACCGGCACGAATCCCACCGAGACCGCGCGCAAAATGCCCTGTTCCACAAGGCTGATCAGTTCATCGATGCGCGAACTCGTGCCACGGGCCGCGAGCTTCAGGCGGCCCAGCAGCTTGCCGCCCTCGACGCGCACGTCTTCCCAGATGCCGATCGGCCAGCTGCTGGCGTGGCTGAAGAGCGCAATGGGATTCTTCTTGAAGTTCCGGAGGTCCCAGCCCGACGGTTCGATCATGTCGCCATAGCTGTCGATCGTCGCGTCGGAGAGCACGAACTCGAGGCCGGCCGTCTGGCCGCTGCCGGTCTTGCGGATGATCATGGTCATTGCTCCTGCTGCGGCCCCGTCTCAGGCCAGCATTCCGTCGATTGTTGCCTTGGGTTCGGCGGGCTTCCAGCCGACGCCGAGCGCCACCACGCAGGCGGCGATGCCGTCGATCTTCTCCGTCGACTTGTCCTTGGCGGCCTTGATGTTGCCGGCCGCGTCCGAGGTGATCGCCACGTTGGAGGCCATCCATTCCAGAACCGGGTGGTGGCCGTGCTCGATCGCATGGCTCATCACCAGGCGTTCCAGTTCCTTCGAAGGCGCGTTGAGCGAGCCGAAGCCCTGCCGGTATTCCTCCACCGGCAAACCCTCGCCCTTGAGCTGGATGCTCAGTTGCGTGGCGTTCCACGGGTCGAACCCCAGCTTCTCGATGCGGAAGTCGGCCGCATCGCGGAAGATCTGTTCCTTGACGAAATCATAGTCCGTCACGTTGCCCGGGGTGGCGATGAGTGCGCCCGAGCGCTTCCACAGGTCATAGGGCACGCGGTCGCGGCGCGAGCGCACCGTGATCGCCTCTTCGGGCACGAAGAAGCGGCAGAGGATCACCGGCCGTTCGTTGCCGAGCGGCGGAAACCACAACACCAGTGCGGTGATGTCCGAGGTGCTCGCAAGATCGAGCCCGGCATAGCAGGTCCGGCCCTTGAGGCTGTTGCCCAACGTGCGCCAGGCTTCATCCGCCTTGCTGTAGTCCGAGCACTGGCGCCAGTGGTCCATGGGCAGCCAGCGCACCGCCTGTTCTACCCACAGGTTCAGGTGATAGCGCTTGAAGTCGTTCTCGAGGCGCGGGCTTTCCATGGCCTGCCGGCACTGGTCTTCGAGGTAGGAGAGCTTGAGCGAGGTGCCGAGGTTCGGGTTGGCCTTCGCCCAGATTGCCGGATCGGTCCAGTCGTCGTCCTGGTCGGCGCAGTAGATCACCACATAGGTCTCGGGGTCCTCGATGATGCCATCGCGGATCTTCACCGATGTGTTCCACAGCTCCCAGCCGAAGCCGACGCGCTCTCCCGCCGTCGAGATGATGAAGTCGAGGGGCTGGCGGCGTGCGCCCATGCCCTGGACGAGAAAGGTGTGCAGGCGGGAGTCGCGCCATTCATGCGCCTCGTCGCCGATGATGCAGTGCGGGTTCAGGCCGTGCTTGCCCTTGGGAATGCCCGAGAGCGGCCGCCACGATCCCATCAGGCTCGGGCAGAACAACCCGGTCTGGTTCGGTTCGATGTGCTGGGCAAGCTCCGGCGAGAAGCTCACCATCTTCGAGGCGCGCTCGAAGGAAATCTTCGCCTGGCTCTTGTCCGTGGCGCAGCTGAAGATCTGCGCACCGGGTTCGCCGTCGCCCATCAGCAGCATGTGGCCGATGCCGGCGGCGAGTTCGGTCTTGCCGTTCTTGCGCGGCTCCCACCAGCGCACGCGGCGGTAGCGGCGCAGGCCGTCCGATTTGCGCCGCCATCCGAAGATCTGGCGCACGTGATCGGCCTGGTGCTTCGACAGATAGAAGGGCCGTCCGGCCCACTCACCTTCCGTCAGGCACAGGTAGCGCGGGAAGAACTGCACCGCACTCTCGGCCAGTCCCGCGTCGTAATAGTATTCCATGGTTCAATGCGGACGGTTGAGAAAGCCGATCGGGCTTTCCCCAAGTCCAGCAGACTCCTTCGGCTTCTCCGCACCCTGCGGCTTCTCAACACCATCACCGAACAGGTCTCCGGGCGGCAGTTGCGGGGCGTTGATCAGCCCGCGCACGATCGACTGCCGCGACGTCGGGTTGAGGCCGAG
Coding sequences:
- a CDS encoding terminase large subunit codes for the protein MEYYYDAGLAESAVQFFPRYLCLTEGEWAGRPFYLSKHQADHVRQIFGWRRKSDGLRRYRRVRWWEPRKNGKTELAAGIGHMLLMGDGEPGAQIFSCATDKSQAKISFERASKMVSFSPELAQHIEPNQTGLFCPSLMGSWRPLSGIPKGKHGLNPHCIIGDEAHEWRDSRLHTFLVQGMGARRQPLDFIISTAGERVGFGWELWNTSVKIRDGIIEDPETYVVIYCADQDDDWTDPAIWAKANPNLGTSLKLSYLEDQCRQAMESPRLENDFKRYHLNLWVEQAVRWLPMDHWRQCSDYSKADEAWRTLGNSLKGRTCYAGLDLASTSDITALVLWFPPLGNERPVILCRFFVPEEAITVRSRRDRVPYDLWKRSGALIATPGNVTDYDFVKEQIFRDAADFRIEKLGFDPWNATQLSIQLKGEGLPVEEYRQGFGSLNAPSKELERLVMSHAIEHGHHPVLEWMASNVAITSDAAGNIKAAKDKSTEKIDGIAACVVALGVGWKPAEPKATIDGMLA
- a CDS encoding phage major capsid protein → MTMIIRKTGSGQTAGLEFVLSDATIDSYGDMIEPSGWDLRNFKKNPIALFSHASSWPIGIWEDVRVEGGKLLGRLKLAARGTSSRIDELISLVEQGILRAVSVGFVPVKSEPLDPARPYGPQRYIKQELRECSLVSVPANPAALALAKSLNLSPETMSLAFGEHADARRRDVSPGGGQAASPRYPLNKGQHIMKTLAQRITDAQDALNSKRDKLAELNAADDLDLDAIEAVTAEVDTAERTLSVLKGAEAKIGRDPVTPAAGSAAAAPPIARRPLGFAQKEVKGRDLMVRAAVANAISLITGKEIKRVLDERYPGHEATAVICKADQTLGTTGVSGWASELIQTAYADFLTALTGFSIYPALRDRGVGLSFDGAGTVSIPSRTAGGSGGGFVAEGSPIRVGRITTAATTMTPSKMGVIIPFSKELAKRSTPAIEALVRQAILEDTSSVLDPLLLDAVASSTARPAGLLNGVSAAANGFAGGDYAAVKEDFKALLAPFIAANAADNITVVMNSAQGLSLALMEGPIGNPDWFKAIRDRVTLIESTHATANRLIALRNSDFATATGDAPEFDVSEQATIHMEDTTPLEIVSGTGPTAADPVRSLWQTNSVGIRMLMDISWKMRRTGMVQWIDTTTW